Below is a window of Thermodesulfomicrobium sp. WS DNA.
CAAGGACTCCTTCTTGTCACCGCTCATAAGCGGCCAGATCTCATGGATGGTCGCCGAACAGGTGGCACAGGGAGTAAGCAGGTAGTCGAAGTGCTCCTTCTCGAAGAGCTCGAGGTTGTGGAGCACCAATTGATCGAAGGACTCCTTGTCGCCCGAGGACAAGGCCGGGATGCCGCAGCAGGCCTGGCCAGCGGGCAGATACACGCCCACCTCGTGGTGCTCCAGCACCTTGAGGGCCGCCTGCCCCACCTGGGGATAGATCTTGTCCACCACGCAGCCTGGGAAAAAGGCCACACGGTAGCCGCTTTTGCCCGGACGGGTGCTCATGGACGGCACCAATTTACGCAGCGGCTTTTTGGCCAAAGGCATGAAGTGGCGGCCTCCGATGACCGGGGCCTGAATGCGGGCGCACGACGAGCCGATGACGTCGCTGGCCGGCTTGGTGAACAGCCCCTGGAACTTGGAGGCCACGTCCAAGAGGCTGTTGAACAGGGCCGGCTTGGTGAGCAGTCCCTTGAAGATGGCCTTCTTGGTGGGTGAAAGTCCCATGTAGGTGTTCACGATGACCCGGGCCTTGAGGAAGATGTCGAGCACCTTCACTCCGCTGGGACAATTGGCCGCGCAGGAGCCGCACAAGAGGCACATGTTGAGTTTTTGCTGCACGCCTTCGGCGTCGCGGATCATCTCGTGGGCCAGGTCTTCCAGAAGGGCGATCTTTCCCCGGGCAACGTCGCCTTCGCGCATGGTCTCGGCAAACACCGGACAGACCGCCTGGCACATGCCGCACTTCATGCAGGCGACCATCTGGTCGTCCAGCTCCATGAGCATGCGGGCCAGGGAATGGAGATCCTGCGTCATGCTAGCCTCCGATGACCTTGCCAGGGTTGAGGAGATACTTGGGATCCACGGCCTTCTTGATGGTGCGCGAATAGATGATGGTCGCGCGGGTGGTCTCCTTTTCGAGCCACTTGGCCTTGGCCAGGCCGATGCCATGCTCCCCGGACAAGGTGCCGCCCAAGGACAGGGCCACGTCGAAGATCTCGTCCACGGCCAGTTCCACGCGGTGGAACTCTTCCTTGTCCCGCCGGTCGGTGAGGATGGTGGGATGAAGATTGCCGTCGCCGGCATGGCCGAAGGTACCGATCTGCAGGCGGTACTTCTCCGCAATCTTGTTGATGGCCCGAATCATGGCCGGGATCTGGCTCCGCGGCACGGTGGCGTCTTCGAGCACCGTGGTGGGACGGGCGCGGGCCAGGGCCGGCAGGGCGTTACGCCGCGCCTCCCACAGCTTGTTCTTTTCCGCAGCGTCCTTGGCCAGCACCACCCGGCGGGCACCTTCTTGCTTGCAGATATCGACCACCTTGGCGGCATCGTCTTCCACCAGGGCCTGATGGCCGCCGTCCACCTCAATGAGCAAGATGGCCGCGGCGTCGGTGGGCAGTCCTGCCTTGGTGAAGGCCTCCACGTAATTGATGGTGGCATTATCGAGCAGCTCCAAGGTGCAGGGCACGATCTTGGCGGCGATGATGGCAGCCACGGTCTGCGAGGCCTTGTCGATGTCGTCGAACTCCGCCAGCATAGCCTTGGAGGCCACCGGCGGCGGCACCAGCTTCAAAATGATCTGGTCGAAGACCCCCAAGGTCCCCTCAGAGCCCACCATGAGCTGACTGATGTTGAGGCCGGTGACGCATTTGACGGTCTTGCCGCCGGATTTGACGTACTCGCCCTGGGCGTTCCAGAAATTGACGCCCATGACATAGTCTTTGGTGACTCCGTATTTGAGGCCGCGCAGGCCGCCGGCGTTTTCGCTCACATTGCCGCCCAAGGTGGACACGGCCTGGGACCCTGGGTCCGGAGGATAGAAGAGCCCGCGCTTGGCCACCTCTGCGGCGAACTTGGCCGTGACCACGCCAGGCTCCACCACCGCATAGAGGTCCTGCTCGTTGATTTCGAGAATCTTGTTGAGGCCGTTGGTGAGGATGACCACGCCCTTTTCCTTGGTGGGGATGGTGCCGCCGCTCAAGTTGGTCCCCGCGCCGCGCACGGTGATGGGGAGGTCGTTCTCGAAGCACAGGGCCACGGTTTTGCCCAACTGCTCGCTGGTCGTCGGGCGCAGCACCAATTCCGGCACCACGGGC
It encodes the following:
- a CDS encoding (Fe-S)-binding protein translates to MTQDLHSLARMLMELDDQMVACMKCGMCQAVCPVFAETMREGDVARGKIALLEDLAHEMIRDAEGVQQKLNMCLLCGSCAANCPSGVKVLDIFLKARVIVNTYMGLSPTKKAIFKGLLTKPALFNSLLDVASKFQGLFTKPASDVIGSSCARIQAPVIGGRHFMPLAKKPLRKLVPSMSTRPGKSGYRVAFFPGCVVDKIYPQVGQAALKVLEHHEVGVYLPAGQACCGIPALSSGDKESFDQLVLHNLELFEKEHFDYLLTPCATCSATIHEIWPLMSGDKKESLRDRIQAMAERTMDIGQFLVDVLHVEVPTQGSGTRVTYHDPCHLKKSLKVSEQPRALLRSNPKVQFVEMAEADRCCGCGGSFNLQHYDLSKDIGTQKRNNIVASGADVVATGCPACMLQISDMLSQHGDRVAVKHFIEVYAESL
- a CDS encoding FAD-linked oxidase C-terminal domain-containing protein — its product is MISTSLLSAFQTLLGKENVLDSEADRHSYAYDAAVLEPVVPELVLRPTTSEQLGKTVALCFENDLPITVRGAGTNLSGGTIPTKEKGVVILTNGLNKILEINEQDLYAVVEPGVVTAKFAAEVAKRGLFYPPDPGSQAVSTLGGNVSENAGGLRGLKYGVTKDYVMGVNFWNAQGEYVKSGGKTVKCVTGLNISQLMVGSEGTLGVFDQIILKLVPPPVASKAMLAEFDDIDKASQTVAAIIAAKIVPCTLELLDNATINYVEAFTKAGLPTDAAAILLIEVDGGHQALVEDDAAKVVDICKQEGARRVVLAKDAAEKNKLWEARRNALPALARARPTTVLEDATVPRSQIPAMIRAINKIAEKYRLQIGTFGHAGDGNLHPTILTDRRDKEEFHRVELAVDEIFDVALSLGGTLSGEHGIGLAKAKWLEKETTRATIIYSRTIKKAVDPKYLLNPGKVIGG